The region GACGTCGCCGCCGCGCTCGGGCAACGCGGGCAGATACATCACCACATCGATCAAGACATTTCCGGTGTGCACGAGCCGACCCGCGGACGGCCTCACGGTCGGATCTGCCGTGGTTGATGCTCGGTCGCGACGTCCACCCGCGCGATGTCTGCGTCTCCCGCGTCCGGTCGGGCCTCGGTAAGACGTCTTGGCCGCCTGACCGCGGTGATCAACCCATAGAGACCGCCGCTCACAACGAACGCAATGACCCAACCGAGACCGTTGCGGCCCAGCCATGAGTCGGCGAGCGGGCCGCTGAACCACACGTCATCAGCCGAGGTCGAGGCCGTCGTGAAGAGAAGTCCGGCGACGATGCCGGCCAGCCATGCCGACACCGCAACCCATTGGATTCCGCCGCGGTACCAGTAGATGCCGGTGCGCGAGGTATCCATCAATCCTTTCGGATCGTAGTGATCACGGAGGGGCATATCGGCGAGGAAGACCGCTACCCACGCGGTGATCGGCACGGCCAGCAGGGAGATGAACGTGATGAACGGACCGTAGAAGTCATCCGCGATCAGCATGAAATAGATGCCGCCGGCCAGCGTCAACACGATGTCGAGACCGACCGCCACCACCCGGCGGGTACGCACGCCGAGCGTGATCATCGTCAGACCGGCCGAGTAGACCGAGAGGTTGTTCGACAGCAGCAGCCCGCCGAACGCGGCAACCAGGTAGGGCACCGCCATCCAGGAGGGCAGCAGCGTCTGGATCGCCGCAACGGGATCGCTTGCGGAGGCCAAGCTGTCGTCACCGGCGGAAAGTAGCGCGCCCAGACCGATCAGCAAGAACAACGGCACACCGGCTCCGACGGACGCGGCCGCGACGACGCGGCTCCCTGCAACCTGCTGACGTTGGTAACGCGCCATGTCGGCTCCTGCGTTGGCCCAGCCGATCCCGGTGCCGGCCGCGACCACACCCATGCCGGCGACCATGACGCTCAGCGGTGCCGCCGGGGCGTGCGCGACCGCCGCCCAGTCGACCCTGCCGACGAGAAAGAGGCCGACGACGACGTTCAGAGCTGCGAATACGTATGCAGCCCAACGCTGTATCCAGATCAAAGTGGCGTGCCCGAGGCCCGAGACCACCAAAGTGAGCACCACGAAGAGCAGCAGGCTCATGACGGTCAACGGAGGATTCGGTTTGATACCGAACGCGATACCCATTAAGGCCAGGAGGGCGTAGGCGGCGGTCGTCGTGTTGACAGTCTCCCAGCCGACCCGCGAGAGCCAGGACACCACGGTGGGCCCGTGGTTTCCGCGGGCGCCGAAGACCGCGCGCGACAACGTCATGCTCGGGGCGCCACCGCGTTTGCCGGCGACACTGATCAGGCCGACAAGCGCGAAGGAACCGAAGGAACCAACCGCGGCGGCGAACAACGCCTGCCAGATGTTGAGACCGCGCAGTCCGACGAGGGTCGCGCCCAGCGGCAGTCCGAGGATCGAGATGTTGGCGGCGAACCACACCCAGAACAGTTGGCGGGGCTCACCGGTGCGCTCATCGGCTGGCACCGGTTCGATACCTCGAGACTCAATGGCGCCGACCCGGTTCGCTTCCTTCGGCACCTCTTGCTCCGGTTTGACTTCGGACATCGTCGTCCCGCCTTTCCGTTGACTGGTCAGCCGCCGTGGCGAAGGGCGAGCAAGCCCTGCGCCAACTCTGACAATGGGATTCGGTTCACCGCGTCGATGGTCTGCAGTGCCGTGTCGGGGAAAGCCTCCGAGCCGCGGGTGGCACCAGCGATCGCACCGACCATCGCGGCGATGGTGTCGCAATCACCGCCCAGAGAGCCGGCGAACAGGCACGCGCGCCACGGGTCGTCGGGGTAGACGGCAAGCGCCGCGAAGGCGGCGGGTACCGATTCCTGCGTCGCCACGCTGGTGCCCACCAGGCGGTAGATGGTGTCCGCTGCCACTTCCGGTGCCTGCCCGCTGACCAATTCAGTGGCCCATCGGATACGAGCTGCAACGTCGGCGGCCGCAACCCAGTGTCCCCGGTCGCCGGCCTGGTCTGCGGCATGCACTGCCGCGGCCGTCGCTGCGATGGTGTCGGCTCCAGCGATGCCCGAGCTCACCGCTGCGGCCACCGCGGCGGCTCCGGCGAGGGCGACTCCGGTGTTGTGGGTGACCCAGCTGGCCTCCACCACTCGGTCGACGAGGCGGGGCAGGTCGTCGGCGGGGACGGCGATACCCACCGGGGTAATCCGCATGGCAGCGCCGTTGGTCGTGCCGTGGCGGCCGGCGTCTTCGATGGCGGTGCCCGCGGCCACCGCGGCTACCGCGGCGCGCGTCGACGGCCCCAGCAGGTCCAGCGAGCCCCTGCGACGCATTTCGGTTTCCCAGGCGAGTAGTTCCTGGGCGAGGACGTGCGCGTCGACATGACCGTTGCCGGCGATCAACACCCGACCCAGCAGCACGGCCTGCTCGGTGTCGTCGGTGACGGATCCGGCCCGCATACCTGGAGCGATGGGTTGGTCGGGAGGTCCTGGTTCGAAGCCGTTCAACCACCCATACCGATGCGCGATCAAATCGCGGGGTAATGATTGTGTGGGCATCCCCAGTGCGTCACCGATGGCGAGTCCATACAGAGCGGCGACCGCGCGCGGATGCGCGTCCGCTGCTGTGTCTTCGCTTGCGATCATGCTGAGTCGTCACCGAAGCGCAGGTGTAGCTGAAAGCGCCGAGGATCCAACCAGCTCTCGACGTATTCGACGAAGCGCCCGTGCCGGTCTCGACTCAACTTGCGGGTATGCAAATACAACTCGCCCGCCGAACAACCGAACAGCTGTGCGTCGCCGTCCTCGATCGGTGCCACCTCGGCCCACTCCTCGCCACGAGCGGGCACCAGCCCTTCGTCGAAGAGCATCTCGTACAGCGACGTGTCAAGGCCTCGCTGAGGTAGGGAGCGAAGAGTCCCGACCGCCGGTACCCGGCTTCTCTCGATCGAGACCACCGGCCCGTCGGTGAGGCGTCGGCACCGGTCGACTGCAACGAATTCGCTCGCCACCGGCAACCCATATCGGTGGATCAGGTCGGGTTCATCGACGACCTCCAGACGGAGGACCTCGACACTGCTGTCGATTCCCTGCGCTGCCAGCGCGCGAGTCCACCCGAGGCGATCGTCGAGTTCACGGCGATCGAACGTGACAAACGACCCCTTACCCGAATGCGTGGCTATCAGGTCACGCCGCGACAGCTCGCTCAGCGCTTGCCGGACCGTGTTGCGACTGACTTTGAAGCGTGCGGCGAGCGTGTGCTCTCCGGGCAAGAGGGCACCGTCGCGCAAACGCCCGTCGCGAATGTCTCGAGCCAGTTCATCGGCGATGCGCTGGTGCTTCAAGGACGGTACCTGTCCAGACATGTCCAGTACCTTACCAGCGGCGCCGTTCTGCTCGCTGACGCCGCAGACCGCGTGGCCTACGTCAGGACGGACGACCTCACGGCGGACAGTCTGCGGGCCACATCGCCGTGCACTCCGAGAGCCATCCGGCTGCCTCGATCTGGCGCCTGGTCGACGTGGAACACGATGGTGCACATTCCCGTACACAGCCGAGCTGCTGGACGGATTCACGGCGATGGTCGCGGCAGTGCTCATGCCTCGACGAAATGGCACGGCCATTGGCCTCCACCCGCTGCCCGTGACCCTGCTCGACGTGGCGGTCCACGCAGTTGTTAGGCGACATTGAGTGTGCCGTCTGCGAACCATCGGGCATACGGCGCATCCGACCAGACCAAAATCTGGTCGAGCGGCTGGTGCCAGCTGAGCCGGCGATCGTCGATGGCTCCTAACTCGTTGTCAGAGAACAGGAATGACGACGACATTGGCCGCCGACATGCTCGCCGTCAACGTCATCGGTGTCGTGCCTGTCGGCCGCTCGCGCAGAAGACACTGCGCCGCTGGTGCGATCAGGT is a window of Mycobacterium sp. 3519A DNA encoding:
- a CDS encoding cytosine permease, encoding MSEVKPEQEVPKEANRVGAIESRGIEPVPADERTGEPRQLFWVWFAANISILGLPLGATLVGLRGLNIWQALFAAAVGSFGSFALVGLISVAGKRGGAPSMTLSRAVFGARGNHGPTVVSWLSRVGWETVNTTTAAYALLALMGIAFGIKPNPPLTVMSLLLFVVLTLVVSGLGHATLIWIQRWAAYVFAALNVVVGLFLVGRVDWAAVAHAPAAPLSVMVAGMGVVAAGTGIGWANAGADMARYQRQQVAGSRVVAAASVGAGVPLFLLIGLGALLSAGDDSLASASDPVAAIQTLLPSWMAVPYLVAAFGGLLLSNNLSVYSAGLTMITLGVRTRRVVAVGLDIVLTLAGGIYFMLIADDFYGPFITFISLLAVPITAWVAVFLADMPLRDHYDPKGLMDTSRTGIYWYRGGIQWVAVSAWLAGIVAGLLFTTASTSADDVWFSGPLADSWLGRNGLGWVIAFVVSGGLYGLITAVRRPRRLTEARPDAGDADIARVDVATEHQPRQIRP
- a CDS encoding ADP-ribosylglycohydrolase family protein; translation: MIASEDTAADAHPRAVAALYGLAIGDALGMPTQSLPRDLIAHRYGWLNGFEPGPPDQPIAPGMRAGSVTDDTEQAVLLGRVLIAGNGHVDAHVLAQELLAWETEMRRRGSLDLLGPSTRAAVAAVAAGTAIEDAGRHGTTNGAAMRITPVGIAVPADDLPRLVDRVVEASWVTHNTGVALAGAAAVAAAVSSGIAGADTIAATAAAVHAADQAGDRGHWVAAADVAARIRWATELVSGQAPEVAADTIYRLVGTSVATQESVPAAFAALAVYPDDPWRACLFAGSLGGDCDTIAAMVGAIAGATRGSEAFPDTALQTIDAVNRIPLSELAQGLLALRHGG
- a CDS encoding GntR family transcriptional regulator — encoded protein: MSGQVPSLKHQRIADELARDIRDGRLRDGALLPGEHTLAARFKVSRNTVRQALSELSRRDLIATHSGKGSFVTFDRRELDDRLGWTRALAAQGIDSSVEVLRLEVVDEPDLIHRYGLPVASEFVAVDRCRRLTDGPVVSIERSRVPAVGTLRSLPQRGLDTSLYEMLFDEGLVPARGEEWAEVAPIEDGDAQLFGCSAGELYLHTRKLSRDRHGRFVEYVESWLDPRRFQLHLRFGDDSA
- a CDS encoding acetyl-coenzyme A synthetase N-terminal domain-containing protein, with translation MSSSFLFSDNELGAIDDRRLSWHQPLDQILVWSDAPYARWFADGTLNVA